In the genome of Rhodoferax fermentans, one region contains:
- a CDS encoding exodeoxyribonuclease III, translating into MKLATWNVNSLTVRLPQVLDWLQANPVDVLALQELKLTDDKFPHEAFAQAGYTAQCFGQKTYNGVALISRTPALDVVKNIPGFDDDMARVISGSFPLGETPVENSTNESTLPLSNKGLRVIGAYFPNGQEPGSDKFEYKMAWLDGLRAWLRQELLTHPNLVLMGDFNITFDDADVWDPEGMRDQIHCTDEERYHLQALVALGLSDAHRLFPQPAKSYSWWDYRDMAFRRNRGLRIDHILVSRALKPLVSACQIDKTPRKNERPSDHAPVVLSLDTP; encoded by the coding sequence ATGAAACTCGCCACCTGGAACGTCAACTCACTCACCGTGCGCCTGCCCCAAGTGCTGGACTGGTTACAGGCCAACCCGGTCGACGTGCTGGCCCTGCAAGAGCTCAAGCTGACGGACGACAAGTTTCCGCATGAGGCTTTTGCCCAGGCCGGGTACACCGCCCAGTGTTTTGGCCAGAAAACCTATAACGGTGTGGCGCTGATCTCGCGCACGCCTGCGCTCGATGTGGTGAAAAACATCCCGGGGTTTGACGACGACATGGCACGCGTCATCAGTGGCAGCTTCCCACTGGGTGAGACGCCCGTGGAAAATTCCACAAATGAGAGCACCCTACCCTTATCCAATAAGGGCTTGAGGGTTATTGGGGCTTATTTTCCGAATGGCCAGGAACCCGGCAGCGACAAGTTTGAATACAAGATGGCCTGGCTCGACGGCTTGCGCGCGTGGTTACGCCAAGAGCTGTTGACCCACCCGAACCTGGTGCTGATGGGTGACTTCAACATCACCTTTGACGATGCCGACGTCTGGGACCCCGAGGGCATGCGCGACCAGATCCACTGCACCGACGAAGAGCGTTACCACCTGCAAGCGCTGGTGGCGCTGGGCCTGAGTGACGCCCACCGATTGTTTCCCCAGCCAGCCAAAAGTTACTCCTGGTGGGACTACCGTGACATGGCGTTCAGGCGCAACCGCGGCCTGCGCATCGACCACATCCTGGTCAGCCGTGCGCTCAAACCGCTGGTCAGTGCCTGCCAGATCGACAAGACGCCCCGCAAGAACGAGCGCCCCAGCGACCACGCCCCGGTGGTGCTCAGCCTGGACACACCCTGA
- a CDS encoding thymidylate synthase, with amino-acid sequence MTSAPIRSQYEDFLRHVHTQGVFKADRTGTGTTSVFGYQMRFDLNEGFPLVTTKKVFLRAIIVELLWFLRGDSNVKWLQDNGCTIWDEWARADGDLGPVYGVQWRSWPTPDGGHIDQIQQVINTLKSNPDSRRIIVSAWNVADLDKMALMPCHAFFQFYVAPPTTPGGRGKLSCQLYQRSADIFLGVPFNIASYALLTHMVAQQCDLDVGDFIWTGGDCHIYSNHQEQVALQLSRAPFAYPALVIKRRPASIFDYQFEDFEVQGYQSHPAIKAPVAV; translated from the coding sequence ATGACCTCTGCCCCCATCCGCTCCCAATACGAAGATTTCCTGCGCCACGTCCACACCCAGGGTGTGTTCAAGGCCGACCGCACCGGCACCGGCACCACCAGCGTGTTTGGTTACCAGATGCGTTTTGATTTGAACGAAGGCTTTCCGCTGGTGACCACCAAAAAGGTGTTCCTGCGCGCCATCATTGTGGAATTGCTCTGGTTCCTGCGCGGTGACAGCAATGTCAAATGGTTACAAGACAACGGCTGCACCATCTGGGACGAATGGGCCCGCGCCGATGGCGACCTGGGCCCGGTCTACGGTGTGCAATGGCGCAGCTGGCCCACGCCGGATGGCGGTCACATTGACCAGATCCAGCAGGTGATCAACACCCTCAAAAGCAACCCCGACAGCCGCCGCATCATCGTGAGCGCCTGGAATGTGGCCGACCTGGACAAGATGGCGTTGATGCCGTGTCACGCCTTCTTCCAGTTTTATGTAGCGCCGCCCACCACACCAGGCGGGCGCGGCAAACTCAGTTGCCAGCTCTACCAGCGCAGCGCCGACATCTTTCTGGGCGTGCCCTTCAACATCGCCAGTTATGCGCTGCTGACCCACATGGTGGCGCAGCAGTGTGACCTGGATGTGGGTGACTTCATCTGGACCGGTGGCGACTGCCACATCTACAGCAACCACCAGGAGCAGGTGGCGCTGCAGCTCAGTCGTGCGCCTTTTGCCTATCCAGCCCTTGTGATCAAACGCCGACCTGCTAGCATTTTTGATTACCAGTTTGAGGACTTTGAGGTGCAAGGCTACCAAAGCCACCCGGCCATCAAGGCACCGGTCGCTGTTTGA
- a CDS encoding FAD-binding oxidoreductase — MQNLLSELRSLVGETHVLSEENLSAWEQDWRKRARGKALAVVLPGNTAEVAAVVQACARHRAQHPDQHLSIVPQGGNTSLVVGATPDESGRQIVLSLQRLNQVRALDAANQTLTAEAGCVLQAVQEHALNAGYLFPLSLAAEGSCTLGGNLGSNAGGTQVLRFGNTRELCLGLEVVTAQGEVWNGLSGLRKDNTGYDLRHLFIGSEGTLGIITAATMKLYPLPAAQLTAWAVVPSMQAAVTLLGLAHRHLGAGLTGFEVMGQFALRLVDKHFKQLRVPLWLDGPFCVLLENSDHESEAHARLQFEGLLEAALTDGCVTDAVVAENLSQAKALWQVRESISLAQSQEGLNIKHDISLPISNIPAFVQSTDAALAQAIPGVRLVNFGHLGDGNLHYNVQAPEGVDAAAFLREHEPKVNSLVFDAVTYFGGSISAEHGIGSLKLHQLVHYKSPVALTMMRSIKRALDPHNLMNPGRVLSV, encoded by the coding sequence ATGCAAAACCTGCTGAGTGAACTCCGCAGCCTCGTCGGCGAGACCCATGTGCTCAGCGAGGAGAATTTAAGCGCCTGGGAGCAGGACTGGCGCAAACGTGCCCGAGGCAAGGCCCTGGCGGTGGTGCTCCCGGGCAACACGGCCGAGGTGGCCGCAGTGGTCCAGGCCTGCGCCCGACACCGGGCCCAGCACCCGGATCAACACTTAAGCATCGTGCCGCAGGGCGGCAACACCTCGCTGGTGGTGGGTGCCACGCCGGATGAGTCGGGTCGGCAAATTGTGCTGAGCCTGCAGCGTTTGAACCAGGTGCGCGCACTGGATGCGGCCAACCAAACCCTCACCGCCGAAGCCGGTTGTGTGCTGCAAGCCGTGCAGGAACACGCTCTCAACGCCGGTTATCTGTTTCCCCTGAGTCTGGCCGCTGAAGGCTCCTGCACCCTGGGTGGCAACCTGGGCAGCAACGCCGGTGGCACCCAGGTGCTGCGTTTTGGCAATACCCGAGAGTTGTGCCTGGGTCTCGAAGTGGTGACTGCACAAGGTGAGGTCTGGAACGGCTTGAGTGGCCTGCGCAAGGACAACACAGGTTACGACCTGCGCCACCTGTTCATTGGCTCCGAAGGCACGCTGGGCATCATCACCGCTGCCACGATGAAGCTCTACCCACTGCCCGCGGCCCAGCTCACCGCCTGGGCGGTTGTGCCATCGATGCAGGCCGCCGTGACGCTGCTGGGCCTGGCGCATCGCCATCTGGGCGCGGGCTTGACCGGTTTTGAGGTGATGGGGCAGTTTGCCCTGCGCCTGGTGGACAAACATTTCAAACAGTTGCGCGTGCCACTGTGGCTAGACGGGCCGTTTTGTGTGCTGCTGGAAAACTCCGACCACGAGTCCGAGGCCCACGCACGCTTGCAATTTGAAGGTCTGCTGGAAGCCGCCTTGACCGATGGTTGTGTCACCGACGCGGTGGTGGCCGAAAACCTGAGCCAGGCCAAGGCCTTGTGGCAGGTGCGCGAAAGCATTTCGCTAGCGCAGTCCCAAGAGGGGCTCAACATCAAACACGACATCTCGCTGCCGATCTCCAACATTCCCGCCTTTGTCCAGAGCACCGACGCGGCGCTGGCGCAAGCCATACCGGGCGTGCGTCTGGTCAACTTCGGCCACCTGGGTGACGGCAACCTGCACTACAACGTTCAGGCCCCGGAGGGTGTCGATGCAGCCGCCTTTTTGCGCGAGCACGAGCCCAAGGTGAACAGCCTGGTGTTTGATGCGGTAACCTACTTTGGCGGCTCGATTTCCGCCGAACACGGCATCGGCAGCCTCAAGCTGCACCAGCTGGTGCACTACAAGTCACCGGTGGCACTTACCATGATGCGTTCGATCAAGCGGGCGCTGGACCCGCATAACCTGATGAACCCGGGGCGGGTGCTGTCCGTTTGA
- a CDS encoding YihY family inner membrane protein — translation MTDLTQAAFDGRQRLQALIHQLRHFPWKNTAHTLRERFREDRLGITASSLTFTTTIALVPLFTVVLAVFTAFPMFAKFQLVLQQWLIESLIPDSIARQVLGYLTQFAGKASRLGGVGLGILFLTALALILTIDRTLNGIWRVRQPRPLGQRVMVYWALMTLGPLLLALSLSLTSYALSTSKGVVGALPGGLQFLLDGLQFVLLAWGMAALYHFVPNTHVRWSHAWAGGLFVSAAFELAKRVLVLYLAKVPTYSVLYGAFATVPILLVWLYVAWVIVLMGAVIAAYLPSLLTGVQRRARAHGWQFLLALETLQQLERVRQRPDKGLSLEHLSALLRVDQLQLEPVVEALQALDWIGQLAEERSDASARLVLLADPDTTLLAPLLDGLLLKQEPSTHNLWENGLWPSLSMRSAL, via the coding sequence ATGACCGACCTGACCCAAGCCGCCTTTGACGGGCGCCAGCGCCTGCAAGCCCTGATCCACCAGCTGCGCCACTTTCCCTGGAAAAACACTGCCCACACCTTGCGTGAGCGCTTTCGCGAGGACCGCCTGGGCATCACGGCCAGCAGCCTGACCTTCACCACCACCATCGCGCTGGTGCCGCTGTTCACCGTGGTGTTGGCGGTGTTCACCGCGTTTCCGATGTTTGCCAAGTTCCAGCTGGTGCTGCAGCAGTGGCTGATCGAGAGCCTGATCCCCGACAGCATCGCACGCCAGGTGCTGGGTTATTTGACGCAGTTTGCCGGCAAGGCCAGCCGCCTCGGGGGTGTGGGGCTGGGCATTCTGTTCTTGACCGCGCTGGCCTTGATTTTGACGATTGACCGCACCTTGAACGGCATCTGGCGGGTGCGCCAACCGCGACCACTGGGCCAGCGCGTGATGGTCTATTGGGCGCTGATGACCTTGGGCCCGCTGCTGCTGGCCCTGAGCTTGAGCCTGACGTCTTACGCCCTGTCGACCTCCAAAGGGGTGGTGGGTGCGCTGCCGGGGGGGCTGCAGTTTTTGCTGGATGGCTTGCAGTTTGTGTTGCTGGCCTGGGGCATGGCCGCGCTCTACCATTTTGTGCCCAACACCCATGTGCGCTGGTCACACGCCTGGGCCGGTGGCCTGTTTGTGTCGGCGGCGTTTGAACTGGCCAAGCGGGTGCTGGTCTTGTACCTGGCCAAGGTGCCGACCTATTCGGTGCTGTATGGCGCTTTTGCCACGGTGCCCATCCTGCTGGTGTGGCTGTATGTGGCCTGGGTGATTGTGCTGATGGGCGCGGTGATTGCCGCGTATTTGCCCAGCCTGCTGACCGGGGTGCAGCGCCGTGCGCGCGCCCATGGCTGGCAGTTTTTGCTGGCGCTGGAGACGCTGCAGCAGTTGGAGCGGGTGCGCCAGCGTCCGGACAAGGGCCTGAGCCTGGAGCACCTCAGCGCCTTGTTGCGGGTGGACCAATTGCAGCTCGAGCCGGTGGTGGAGGCCCTGCAGGCGCTGGACTGGATCGGCCAACTGGCCGAGGAGCGCTCAGACGCGAGCGCCCGGCTGGTGCTGCTGGCCGATCCCGACACCACCTTGCTGGCGCCGCTGCTGGATGGGCTGCTGCTCAAACAGGAGCCCAGCACCCATAATTTATGGGAAAACGGCCTCTGGCCCTCACTCAGTATGCGTAGCGCGCTATAA
- a CDS encoding DUF2069 domain-containing protein — protein MHTQNPPPPTPPSSSVALTRLLSVGSLLGLIVLGLAWELVLAPVRPGGSLLALKVLPLCLPLIGLLKNRMYTHRWVTLMVWLYFTEGVVRAYSDRPPSNYLAMVEIALCLSLFAASAMHIRWRFRDVKKAQLEAASHAKPAE, from the coding sequence ATGCACACCCAGAACCCCCCCCCTCCCACCCCGCCCTCGTCTTCCGTCGCCCTGACCCGTTTGCTGTCGGTGGGCAGCCTGCTCGGGCTGATCGTGCTCGGCCTGGCCTGGGAGCTGGTGCTGGCGCCGGTGCGCCCGGGCGGCTCGCTGCTGGCGCTCAAGGTGCTGCCGCTGTGCCTGCCACTGATCGGGCTGCTCAAGAACCGCATGTACACCCACCGCTGGGTCACGCTGATGGTCTGGCTCTATTTCACCGAAGGCGTGGTGCGCGCCTACAGTGACAGGCCGCCGAGCAATTACCTGGCCATGGTCGAGATTGCGCTGTGTCTGTCCCTGTTTGCGGCCAGCGCAATGCACATCCGCTGGCGTTTTCGCGATGTCAAGAAGGCCCAATTGGAAGCGGCAAGCCATGCAAAACCTGCTGAGTGA
- a CDS encoding efflux RND transporter periplasmic adaptor subunit — translation MKPWLKWTLLGVVVAVLAGGTVRTLSARKDKQAALQALQTEQKTQVSIELPPSDLIALSSRELPLSVAISGAITAVNTAMVKARVAGELQGLTVREGDRVRAAQVLGQIDPTESDARLRQVRQQAQAAKAQVDIAQRTHENNQALVAQGFISNTALVSSQANLANAQATYAAAQSAADVSAKTLSDTVLRAPIGGWVSQRLAQPGERLAVDAKVVEIVDLSRLEMQAELSAADALQVMVGQKAELRVEGLQQPVSATVVRINPSASVGSRAVLVYLAIAPGTELRHGLFAQGALAIGSMTGLAVPLSAVRTDKPQPYIQIVQNQQVRHVAVTLGPRSEVDGQTLVSLTGATEGMRVISGAAGVLREGTQVKLAAPVQGAV, via the coding sequence ATGAAACCCTGGCTCAAATGGACCCTTCTCGGTGTGGTGGTAGCAGTCTTGGCGGGCGGCACAGTGCGCACACTGTCGGCCCGCAAGGACAAACAGGCTGCGCTGCAGGCGCTGCAAACCGAGCAAAAAACACAGGTGTCGATTGAGCTGCCACCCAGTGACCTGATCGCGTTGAGCAGCCGCGAGCTGCCGCTGTCTGTGGCCATTTCCGGTGCCATCACCGCCGTCAACACCGCCATGGTCAAGGCCCGTGTGGCGGGTGAGTTGCAAGGCTTGACGGTGCGCGAGGGTGACCGTGTGCGGGCAGCCCAGGTGCTGGGTCAGATTGACCCGACCGAGTCTGACGCCCGTTTGCGCCAGGTCCGCCAGCAGGCACAAGCGGCCAAGGCCCAGGTGGATATTGCCCAACGCACGCACGAGAACAACCAGGCCCTGGTGGCCCAGGGTTTTATCTCCAACACCGCCCTGGTCTCATCCCAGGCCAATCTGGCCAACGCCCAGGCCACCTATGCTGCGGCCCAGTCTGCGGCCGATGTGTCGGCCAAAACCCTCAGCGACACGGTGCTGCGTGCCCCCATCGGCGGCTGGGTGTCCCAACGCCTGGCCCAGCCCGGTGAGCGCTTGGCGGTGGATGCCAAGGTGGTCGAGATTGTGGACCTGAGCCGCCTGGAGATGCAGGCCGAACTCAGCGCAGCGGACGCCTTGCAGGTCATGGTCGGCCAAAAAGCGGAGTTGCGCGTCGAAGGCTTACAGCAGCCCGTATCCGCCACGGTGGTGCGCATCAACCCGAGCGCCTCGGTGGGCAGCCGCGCGGTGCTGGTGTACCTGGCCATCGCCCCCGGCACCGAACTGCGCCATGGCCTGTTTGCACAGGGTGCGCTGGCCATCGGCTCGATGACCGGCCTGGCTGTGCCTTTGAGCGCGGTGCGCACCGACAAGCCCCAGCCCTACATCCAGATTGTCCAGAACCAGCAGGTGCGCCATGTGGCCGTGACCCTGGGCCCACGCAGCGAGGTGGATGGCCAGACGCTGGTCAGCCTCACGGGCGCCACCGAGGGCATGCGTGTCATCTCGGGTGCGGCGGGGGTGTTGCGTGAAGGCACCCAGGTCAAGCTGGCCGCCCCGGTCCAAGGGGCTGTCTGA
- a CDS encoding MFS transporter, with the protein MSLNKKVPLVHLALLTIIYLAFISLGLPDGVLGVAWTAMRQDLNQPLAAVGLLTITLTACSGLSTVVSGYVLQKLGTGPVVMISGFLTGLALLGFSLAPSMGWLLALSVPLGLGAGAVDAGLNHFVAAHYSSRHMNWLHGCWGIGATLGPLIMGATLATQGWQGGYQTLATMQLALAVILLLSLSLWQRENAKPPAEVHNEAQQARIKPVSMAATWLAPLGFLLYVAAEAGTGLWAASILVNSRGTSPATAGLWVSFFFGSITAGRFAVGLVANRLGNRRLIRLGLLTATLGAVVFAIPSLPAPLSLAGLVMMGLGCAPVYPSMMHETAQRFPAELTAKVIGRQVGLSYVGSAGVPAACGLLAAYAGLPMVMPALILVLLALLWVTERLNQLT; encoded by the coding sequence GTGTCTTTGAACAAGAAGGTGCCGCTGGTGCACCTGGCCCTGCTGACCATCATCTACCTGGCCTTCATCAGCCTGGGCCTGCCCGACGGTGTGCTGGGCGTGGCCTGGACAGCGATGCGGCAGGATCTGAACCAACCGCTGGCCGCCGTGGGTTTACTCACCATCACCTTGACCGCCTGTTCGGGCCTGAGCACCGTGGTCAGCGGCTATGTGCTCCAAAAGCTCGGCACCGGGCCGGTGGTGATGATCAGCGGCTTCCTGACCGGGCTGGCGCTGCTGGGTTTTTCGCTGGCACCGTCGATGGGCTGGTTGCTGGCACTCTCAGTACCGCTGGGCTTGGGTGCGGGCGCGGTGGACGCCGGGCTCAACCACTTTGTGGCGGCGCACTATTCCTCGCGCCACATGAACTGGTTACATGGCTGCTGGGGCATTGGCGCCACCTTGGGGCCGCTGATCATGGGCGCCACCCTGGCGACACAAGGCTGGCAAGGTGGTTACCAGACGCTGGCGACGATGCAGCTGGCCCTGGCAGTCATCCTGCTGCTGTCGCTGTCTTTATGGCAGCGTGAAAACGCCAAACCACCGGCCGAAGTGCACAACGAAGCACAACAGGCGCGCATCAAACCGGTGTCGATGGCCGCCACCTGGCTGGCGCCGCTGGGCTTTTTGCTCTATGTGGCCGCTGAAGCGGGCACCGGCTTGTGGGCCGCCAGTATTCTGGTCAACAGCCGTGGCACCAGCCCGGCGACTGCGGGCTTGTGGGTGTCATTTTTCTTTGGTTCGATCACGGCCGGGCGCTTTGCGGTGGGTCTGGTGGCCAACCGGCTGGGCAATCGGCGGCTGATCCGCTTGGGGCTGCTCACGGCCACACTGGGTGCGGTGGTGTTTGCCATTCCCAGCCTACCCGCCCCCCTGTCGCTGGCGGGTCTGGTGATGATGGGGCTGGGCTGCGCGCCTGTGTACCCGTCGATGATGCATGAGACCGCGCAACGCTTTCCCGCCGAGCTGACGGCCAAGGTCATCGGGCGCCAAGTTGGTTTGTCCTATGTGGGCAGCGCCGGCGTACCCGCCGCCTGTGGTTTGTTGGCGGCGTATGCCGGGCTACCGATGGTGATGCCAGCGCTGATCCTGGTGTTGCTGGCCTTGTTATGGGTGACCGAACGGCTCAACCAGCTGACTTGA
- a CDS encoding TetR/AcrR family transcriptional regulator, protein MPLSPVSEAPPTDTHTRRLRRKDARPGELLAAALDLFVDKGFAATRVEEVATLAGVSKGTLFLYFSSKEELFKAEVREHISGRFAQWSEEIEHFEGNSQEMLRYCLNCWWERIGATKASGIPKLMMSEARNFPELAAFYQQEVIQPGSALIARVLQRGVDRGEFRPMDLKYAVYMVLAPLLFLTTWTHSLGTCCDPASQIEPEHYLAMQLDMLLRGFSTTSAPPGAGLS, encoded by the coding sequence ATGCCCTTGTCTCCCGTCTCCGAAGCCCCTCCCACTGACACCCACACCCGGCGCCTGCGCCGCAAGGACGCGCGGCCCGGCGAACTGCTGGCAGCCGCACTCGATCTGTTTGTGGACAAAGGTTTTGCCGCCACCCGGGTCGAAGAAGTGGCCACCCTCGCAGGTGTGTCCAAAGGCACGCTGTTCCTGTATTTCTCCAGCAAGGAAGAGCTGTTCAAGGCCGAGGTGCGTGAACACATTTCGGGACGCTTTGCCCAGTGGAGCGAAGAGATCGAACATTTCGAGGGCAACTCGCAGGAGATGCTGCGTTATTGCCTGAACTGCTGGTGGGAACGCATCGGCGCCACCAAGGCCTCAGGCATCCCCAAACTGATGATGAGCGAGGCGCGCAACTTCCCGGAACTGGCGGCCTTCTACCAGCAGGAGGTGATCCAGCCCGGCAGCGCCCTGATAGCCCGCGTCTTGCAGCGTGGTGTGGACCGCGGTGAATTCCGGCCGATGGACCTCAAATACGCGGTCTACATGGTGCTGGCACCGCTGCTGTTTCTGACCACCTGGACCCACTCTCTGGGCACCTGCTGTGACCCGGCCTCACAGATCGAACCCGAACACTACCTGGCCATGCAACTCGACATGTTGTTGCGTGGTTTCAGCACCACCAGCGCCCCCCCGGGTGCGGGTTTGTCTTAG
- a CDS encoding dihydrofolate reductase, which translates to MQLKLIFARASNGVIGHNNTLPWHLPEDMAHFKRSTLGCPVIMGRKTWDSLPPKFRPLPGRLNVVVTRQTDWQAEGALVAHSIRQACDLCPPDSTAWVIGGAEVYAQALPLATQAVVTEIDAAFEGDAFAPRFGPEWSETARESHTASNGLAYSFVTYTCQTGE; encoded by the coding sequence ATGCAACTCAAACTCATTTTTGCCCGCGCCAGCAACGGTGTGATTGGCCACAACAACACCCTGCCCTGGCACCTACCCGAGGACATGGCGCATTTCAAACGCAGCACCCTGGGCTGCCCGGTGATCATGGGCCGCAAAACCTGGGACTCCTTGCCGCCCAAGTTCCGCCCGCTGCCGGGTCGGCTCAACGTGGTGGTGACCCGCCAAACCGATTGGCAAGCAGAAGGTGCCTTGGTGGCACACAGCATCCGCCAAGCCTGTGATCTGTGCCCGCCCGACAGCACCGCCTGGGTGATTGGTGGTGCCGAGGTCTATGCCCAGGCTCTGCCATTGGCCACACAGGCCGTGGTCACCGAGATTGATGCGGCCTTTGAAGGGGATGCTTTTGCACCCCGCTTTGGACCGGAGTGGTCTGAGACGGCCCGAGAATCACACACCGCCAGCAATGGGCTGGCCTACAGCTTTGTCACCTACACGTGCCAAACGGGAGAATGA